The Cytobacillus firmus genome segment ATCAGAGAGTTTATCATTCAATCGCTTGAAGGAGGCAGTGACTTTTATTTTTCTCCATTTGTGTTTTCGGCCAGAGGCGCGATTCGCCAAACGGAGGATGGATGGGAACTGACTCCAGGAAGCAAGCTTTATATTATTGATGGACAGCACAGAAGCGCGAGTTTCTCATCTGCGATTAGCCATCTTAAATCCAGAAAAGAATCAGCGGAAGAAACAGGCAGGCTGGAGGAAGCCATCATGCTGCAGACCTATATTGAGAGATTGAAAGAATATCCCGTTGCCATGCAGGTATTTCTGGATTTGACAACAACACAGGAGAGGCAGCTTTTTACTGATATAAATACGGAAAGAAGAGATGCTCATGTCGGGCAGGTTATGCTCTATGATCAGCGTGACCAATATACTGAGCTGACAAGAACCGTTGCATCAAAGCTTCAGCCTATGTTTGAAATCGAACAAAGCCTTTCCAGAATATCCATTCACAACTCCGCACTTACATCATTAGCCACCATGAAGAGATGCATCATTGCCTTATTTGAAGGCATTCTAACAGTAAAAAAAGGTACCCCGTATTATAGATGCAATCCGAAGGAAGCTGAAGAGATTGCAATCGAATTTTTTCAGATATGGCCGCAGATTTTCCCGAAGAAAAGTGCCAATAGAATTAAGTTTGCAAGCGGTTACTCAGGGGTGCAAATAGCTCTAGCCTATTGTGTCAATCAGATGACCAGGACTCATAACTTATCCTACAAAGCAGCTATACACGAACTTAAAAACTTAAAATCCGAGTGCAGCTGGAATCACGATGATCCAATATTCCGTCACCTGTTTGACCCGTCAGCTTCGAAAATTAAAGGCCATTCAGCCACAAGAAAAATCCAGCAGACTTCATTAGAATTCAAAAAGAAAATCGAACAGGGAGGGCTGAAGCTGTGATTGTTCAAGATGTTTTTACTAAGCGGCAGACTTTCATTGCGCTGCCTGTTT includes the following:
- a CDS encoding DNA sulfur modification protein DndB; this translates as MTDIGVLTRIMGSSYNQFGKKVLVTQLRYATLEAIFEVDEEVQRKLDPKRRVEIREFIIQSLEGGSDFYFSPFVFSARGAIRQTEDGWELTPGSKLYIIDGQHRSASFSSAISHLKSRKESAEETGRLEEAIMLQTYIERLKEYPVAMQVFLDLTTTQERQLFTDINTERRDAHVGQVMLYDQRDQYTELTRTVASKLQPMFEIEQSLSRISIHNSALTSLATMKRCIIALFEGILTVKKGTPYYRCNPKEAEEIAIEFFQIWPQIFPKKSANRIKFASGYSGVQIALAYCVNQMTRTHNLSYKAAIHELKNLKSECSWNHDDPIFRHLFDPSASKIKGHSATRKIQQTSLEFKKKIEQGGLKL